The Solea senegalensis isolate Sse05_10M linkage group LG4, IFAPA_SoseM_1, whole genome shotgun sequence genome includes a region encoding these proteins:
- the bap1 gene encoding ubiquitin carboxyl-terminal hydrolase BAP1 isoform X2, translating into MNKGWLELESDPGLFTLLVEDFGVKGVQVEEIYDLQSKCQSPVYGFIFLFKWIEERRSRRKVNTLVDETSVIDEEIVNDMFFAHQLIPNSCATHALLSVLLNCSGVELGTTLSRMKAFTKGFSPESKGYAIGNAPELARAHNSHARPEPRHLPEKQNGISAVRTMEAFHFVSYVPIKDRLFELDGLKAYPIDHGPWGEEEEWTDKARRVIMERIGLATAGEPYHDIRFNLMAVVPDRRVKYESKLEVLKRNRQTVLEGLQKMIRLTQPELVHDKKQQDSSSPDDTAAIKKETDLEPVTSQAADQASSDSVDESGAQSKDAPNPSGNTKVMGKPAVPTGGGPQSAASSNPVVQRLPAFLDNHNYAKSPMQEEEDLAAGVARSRVPVPPKPPYSDDEDDYEDDEEEVTGSASTSSRFRRKASLRSRPGRAATGMESQIALTVLAEKLKKEAQRKDALNTPLSVRTEGRTGGICITSASQPSPTPSNESTDTASEIGSAFNSPLRSPARSQAATRPSSPVASHLSRVLFGEDEMLRLDSRHNRAVRELGPSVSIAMLHLKEDGVIYALPPSDLAADGTKLPPCTPEKIKEEEQAGEKEGGNEGDAGPSVKVKEEESKDGVEVKPSKEKVNATEAATGSKPPGDKYSPKELLALLKCVEADIANYEVYLKEEVEKRKKYKIDDQRRTHNYDEFICTFISMLAQEGMLASLVEQNISVRRRQGVSIGRLHKQRKPDRRKRSRPYKAKRQ; encoded by the exons atgaatAAAGGCTGGCTGGAGCTCGAGAGCGATCCAG GGCTTTTCACTCTACTGGTGGAAGATTTTG GTGTGAAAGGTGTCCAGGTAGAGGAAATCTATGATCTTCAAAGCAAGTGTCAAAG tccTGTCTATGGCTTCATCTTCCTGTTCAAGTGGATCGAGGAACGTCGATCCAGGAGGAAAGTTAACACTTTGGTGGACGAGACGTCTGTCATTGATGAGGAAATTGTAAATGATATGTTTTTTGCTCATCAA TTGATACCAAATTCATGTGCCACTCACGCCCTGTTGAGTGTGCTTCTGAACTGCAGTGGTGTTGAGCTCGGCACCACCCTTAGTCGCATGAAGGCTTTCACAAAAGGTTTTAGTCCAGAG AGTAAAGGTTATGCAATAGGAAATGCCCCAGAGCTTGCCAGAGCACATAACAGCCATGCCAG GCCGGAACCGAGGCACCTTCCAGAGAAACAGAATGGAATTAGTGCAGTGCGGACCATGGAAGCTTTCCACTTTGTTAGCTATGTGCCCATCAAAGACCGCCTCTTTGAACTTGATGGACTTAAAGCTTACCCTATTGACCATG GACCttggggggaggaggaggaatggacTGATAAAGCTCGGCGAGTTATCATGGAGAGGATTGGACTAGCCACTGCTGG TGAGCCATACCACGATATCCGCTTCAACCTGATGGCGGTGGTGCCAGACCGCAGAGTGAAGTACGAGTCCAAACTTGAAGTTCTAAAGAGGAATCGACAGACTGTTCTGGAGGGTCTACAGAAG ATGATCCGACTCACCCAGCCAGAACTCGTCCACGACAAGAAGCAGCAGGACTCCTCTTCTCCTGATGACACCGCAGCGATCAAGAAAGAGACGGATCTAGAGCCAGTTACATCTCAGGCGGCTGATCAGGCTTCTTCAG ATTCAGTGGATGAGTCAGGGGCTCAATCCAAGGATGCTCCTAACCCTTCAGGAAACACTAAGGTCATGGGCAAACCAGCAGTCCCCACTGGTGGAGGTCCACAGTCGGCCGCCAGCTCCAACCCCGTCGTTCAGCGCCTCCCAGCTTTCCTGGACAACCACAACTATGCCAAGTCTCCGATGCAG gaagaggaggatctTGCTGCTGGAGTTGCTCGCTCTCGTGTGCCGGTACCTCCCAAACCACCATACTCGGACGATGAAGATGACTATGAGGATGACGAGGAAGAAGTAACTGGTTCTGCCAGCACGTCAAGCAG ATTCAGGCGGAAAGCGAGTCTGCGCTCACGACCGGGTCGAGCTGCGACTGGGATGGAAAGCCAGATCGCCCTGACTGTGTTGGCTGAGAAACTGAAGAAAGAGGCCCAGAGGAAAGACGCCCTAAATACACCTCTCTCTGTGCGCACGGAGGGCCGCACTGGGGGCATCTGCATCACATCTGCCTCGCAGCCCTCCCCCACACCCAGCAACGAAAGCACTGACACGGCCTCCGAGATCGGCAGTGCCTTCAACTCACCGCTGCGCTCACCTGCGCGCTCGCAGGCTGCCACGCGCCCGTCCAGCCCGGTTGCGTCCCATCTGTCTCGTGTGCTGTTTGGAGAAGACGAGATGCTCAGGCTCGACTCCAGACATAACCGCGCTGTAAGAGAACTGGGTCCCTCTGTCAGCATAGCTATGTTGCACTTAAAGGAGGATGGAGTCATCTATGCTCTCCCTCCATCTG ATTTGGCTGCGGACGGCACAAAGCTGCCGCCTTGTACTCCAGAGAAGATCAAAGAGGAAGAGCAAgcaggagagaaggaaggaggaaatgAGGGCGACGCGGGGCCATCTGTGAAGGTTAAAGAAGAGGAGAGCAAAGATGGAGTGGAGGTAAAACCCAGCAAGGAAAAAGTCAATGCTACAGAAGCGGCTACAGGCAGCAAGCCCCCCGGGGATAAGTACTCCCCAAAA gAACTGCTTGCACTGCTCAAGTGTGTAGAGGCTGACATTGCCAATTATGAAGTCTATCTAAAGGAAGAagtggaaaagagaaagaaatacaaA attgacgaTCAGAGGAGGACCCATAATTACGACGAGTTCATCTGCACGTTTATTTCAATGCTGGCCCAAGAAG GAATGTTGGCCAGCCTGGTTGAGCAAAACATCTCTGTGCGCCGTCGGCAGGGAGTAAGCATCGGCCGCTTGCACAAGCAGAGGAAACCGGATCGCAGGAAACGCTCCCGACCTTACAAAGCCAAACGTCAGTAA
- the bap1 gene encoding ubiquitin carboxyl-terminal hydrolase BAP1 isoform X1, which yields MNKGWLELESDPGLFTLLVEDFGVKGVQVEEIYDLQSKCQSPVYGFIFLFKWIEERRSRRKVNTLVDETSVIDEEIVNDMFFAHQLIPNSCATHALLSVLLNCSGVELGTTLSRMKAFTKGFSPESKGYAIGNAPELARAHNSHARPEPRHLPEKQNGISAVRTMEAFHFVSYVPIKDRLFELDGLKAYPIDHGPWGEEEEWTDKARRVIMERIGLATAGEPYHDIRFNLMAVVPDRRVKYESKLEVLKRNRQTVLEGLQKMIRLTQPELVHDKKQQDSSSPDDTAAIKKETDLEPVTSQAADQASSDSVDESGAQSKDAPNPSGNTKVMGKPAVPTGGGPQSAASSNPVVQRLPAFLDNHNYAKSPMQEEEDLAAGVARSRVPVPPKPPYSDDEDDYEDDEEEVTGSASTSSRFRRKASLRSRPGRAATGMESQIALTVLAEKLKKEAQRKDALNTPLSVRTEGRTGGICITSASQPSPTPSNESTDTASEIGSAFNSPLRSPARSQAATRPSSPVASHLSRVLFGEDEMLRLDSRHNRAVRELGPSVSIAMLHLKEDGVIYALPPSVDLAADGTKLPPCTPEKIKEEEQAGEKEGGNEGDAGPSVKVKEEESKDGVEVKPSKEKVNATEAATGSKPPGDKYSPKELLALLKCVEADIANYEVYLKEEVEKRKKYKIDDQRRTHNYDEFICTFISMLAQEGMLASLVEQNISVRRRQGVSIGRLHKQRKPDRRKRSRPYKAKRQ from the exons atgaatAAAGGCTGGCTGGAGCTCGAGAGCGATCCAG GGCTTTTCACTCTACTGGTGGAAGATTTTG GTGTGAAAGGTGTCCAGGTAGAGGAAATCTATGATCTTCAAAGCAAGTGTCAAAG tccTGTCTATGGCTTCATCTTCCTGTTCAAGTGGATCGAGGAACGTCGATCCAGGAGGAAAGTTAACACTTTGGTGGACGAGACGTCTGTCATTGATGAGGAAATTGTAAATGATATGTTTTTTGCTCATCAA TTGATACCAAATTCATGTGCCACTCACGCCCTGTTGAGTGTGCTTCTGAACTGCAGTGGTGTTGAGCTCGGCACCACCCTTAGTCGCATGAAGGCTTTCACAAAAGGTTTTAGTCCAGAG AGTAAAGGTTATGCAATAGGAAATGCCCCAGAGCTTGCCAGAGCACATAACAGCCATGCCAG GCCGGAACCGAGGCACCTTCCAGAGAAACAGAATGGAATTAGTGCAGTGCGGACCATGGAAGCTTTCCACTTTGTTAGCTATGTGCCCATCAAAGACCGCCTCTTTGAACTTGATGGACTTAAAGCTTACCCTATTGACCATG GACCttggggggaggaggaggaatggacTGATAAAGCTCGGCGAGTTATCATGGAGAGGATTGGACTAGCCACTGCTGG TGAGCCATACCACGATATCCGCTTCAACCTGATGGCGGTGGTGCCAGACCGCAGAGTGAAGTACGAGTCCAAACTTGAAGTTCTAAAGAGGAATCGACAGACTGTTCTGGAGGGTCTACAGAAG ATGATCCGACTCACCCAGCCAGAACTCGTCCACGACAAGAAGCAGCAGGACTCCTCTTCTCCTGATGACACCGCAGCGATCAAGAAAGAGACGGATCTAGAGCCAGTTACATCTCAGGCGGCTGATCAGGCTTCTTCAG ATTCAGTGGATGAGTCAGGGGCTCAATCCAAGGATGCTCCTAACCCTTCAGGAAACACTAAGGTCATGGGCAAACCAGCAGTCCCCACTGGTGGAGGTCCACAGTCGGCCGCCAGCTCCAACCCCGTCGTTCAGCGCCTCCCAGCTTTCCTGGACAACCACAACTATGCCAAGTCTCCGATGCAG gaagaggaggatctTGCTGCTGGAGTTGCTCGCTCTCGTGTGCCGGTACCTCCCAAACCACCATACTCGGACGATGAAGATGACTATGAGGATGACGAGGAAGAAGTAACTGGTTCTGCCAGCACGTCAAGCAG ATTCAGGCGGAAAGCGAGTCTGCGCTCACGACCGGGTCGAGCTGCGACTGGGATGGAAAGCCAGATCGCCCTGACTGTGTTGGCTGAGAAACTGAAGAAAGAGGCCCAGAGGAAAGACGCCCTAAATACACCTCTCTCTGTGCGCACGGAGGGCCGCACTGGGGGCATCTGCATCACATCTGCCTCGCAGCCCTCCCCCACACCCAGCAACGAAAGCACTGACACGGCCTCCGAGATCGGCAGTGCCTTCAACTCACCGCTGCGCTCACCTGCGCGCTCGCAGGCTGCCACGCGCCCGTCCAGCCCGGTTGCGTCCCATCTGTCTCGTGTGCTGTTTGGAGAAGACGAGATGCTCAGGCTCGACTCCAGACATAACCGCGCTGTAAGAGAACTGGGTCCCTCTGTCAGCATAGCTATGTTGCACTTAAAGGAGGATGGAGTCATCTATGCTCTCCCTCCATCTG tagATTTGGCTGCGGACGGCACAAAGCTGCCGCCTTGTACTCCAGAGAAGATCAAAGAGGAAGAGCAAgcaggagagaaggaaggaggaaatgAGGGCGACGCGGGGCCATCTGTGAAGGTTAAAGAAGAGGAGAGCAAAGATGGAGTGGAGGTAAAACCCAGCAAGGAAAAAGTCAATGCTACAGAAGCGGCTACAGGCAGCAAGCCCCCCGGGGATAAGTACTCCCCAAAA gAACTGCTTGCACTGCTCAAGTGTGTAGAGGCTGACATTGCCAATTATGAAGTCTATCTAAAGGAAGAagtggaaaagagaaagaaatacaaA attgacgaTCAGAGGAGGACCCATAATTACGACGAGTTCATCTGCACGTTTATTTCAATGCTGGCCCAAGAAG GAATGTTGGCCAGCCTGGTTGAGCAAAACATCTCTGTGCGCCGTCGGCAGGGAGTAAGCATCGGCCGCTTGCACAAGCAGAGGAAACCGGATCGCAGGAAACGCTCCCGACCTTACAAAGCCAAACGTCAGTAA